The sequence CGATGTCCCCGCCCGCATAGGCCCGGTGCACCACGGGCTTCACGCGCTCGCCGGGCGCGTCGGGGCTCGTGTCCATGTGCGCGATGAAGCCGACGGCCGGCACCTTGCCGTGGGCCGGGTGCCCCTGGGGCAGATTCGCGGGCAGGAGCGCGTAGACGTAGCCGTGCTCGTCTAGGCGCGGCGACAGGCCCATGGCCGCCAGTTCGTCGCGCAGCATCCCCCCGAGATCGAGCTGGCGGGCGCTCGATGGGCAGCTCTCCGAGCCCTCGTCCGAGGTCGTGTGGACCTGACAGTAGCGGACGAAGCGGTCGAGCAGGCGATCGGTCTCGGGCGCGCGGGGAGTGGCGGGCATGGCAGCTCCTGGGCGGGGGAGGCGCGAGTCTACCCCCGCCCAGGGCAGCGGTCAACGAGACCGGCACGCCGCGGTGGCGCGGGTCGTCGCTGCCTGCGGGCGCCGAAGCAAGAGCAGTCCCGCGCTTCATTACCTGCTGGCGTTCCGGCTGCTGGAACCGCAGGCCATCAGGTCCGATCCGGACCTTGACGCCCTCACCGGGATCTTCACGCGGTCGGTCGCATCGCCTCCTCTCGCACCTTCGCCACGATCGCCGGGATTTTGGCGCGAAGCTCCGCCGACAGCTCCGTTCCCGTCTCCGGCGGCCAACGAATCGAGACCGCGAACAGCGTGACGTCCAACTCCTCGCCCAGGAGATACGCTGCGTCGAGCAGGTCCTTCAATCCGATATCGTGGGCAGCAAGGGTTCTTGGGTAGTCGCTGGAGTATCGCGGCCGCAGCCGCCGCACCGTGCCGGCCGCTGCGCCATCGGCGGTCGCGTCGACCATTAGAACCCGGCGCGCACGGAGGAATGCATCGAGGAGATGGAACCCTCCGCTGCCCCCATCGATGTACTGGACACCTGGAGACGAGGGGCCCGCCTCCAGCTGCCGGATGACGTGGACGCCGATTCCCTCGTCCCCCATCAGGAGGTTGCCGATGCCGACAATGAGGCAATCAGGACTTCGGTCGGTCGAGGACATCACTCCGTTCGAACTTCCAGCCCCCCACCATGGACGAGGCGGTGCCGCGCCCCTCCACGTAGTCATGGTAGAACACCAGGTAGACGTGGACGATCGTGAATACGACGAAGAACCACGTGAACGCGTGGTGCCACTGCCGAACGGCAAAGTCGCCTCCGAAGAGCGGAATGGCCCAACGGAATAGGCCCGGCAGGGCCAAGGAACTCATGCTGGAGTAGAGGGCGAACCCGGTAACTGACTGGAAGAGGAAGATGAGGAAAGAAAGGAAGTAGATCAACCCGGCCAAGGTGTTGTGCCCGATCGAGACGAGGCGGGCGACACGAGTCTGCAGGATGTCGATCCGCAGGACCTCCGTCATCTCCTTGATCTGCGACGGGCGGAACGGCAGGAAATTGTGCCAGCGCGCAAAGCGGTTCCCCACGAATCCCCAGTAGATCCTCACGAGGAAGTTGAAGAAGAAAACGAAGGCCGCGACGAAGTGGACGAAGCGGACCGTGCCGAACCAGTACTGCTGGTACGCCTCCACCGACGTGCCGAGCGCGACGGGGCGGCCGATGATGTAGCCCGTCACGATGAGGACCCAAACGGCAAGAGCGTTGATCCAGTGGTAGAACCGAACGGGGAGCTCCCAGACGTAGACCCGACGATAAGCGACCGGTGCCGTCTTAGCCATAACGCACCTCCTAGTAGAACGTCACCCGGTGGACCTGGCGCCCATCCGGATCGTAGAGGTGAACCGCACAGGCGATGCACGGGTCAAAAGAGTGGGCCGTCCGCAAGATCTCGACCGGCTGCTCCGGGTTGGCCACCTTGGTGCCGACGAGGGAGGCCTCAAAGGCCGAGCGCTGTCCCCGCGGGTCCCGCGGCGAGCCGTTCCAGGTCGACGGAACCACCAGTTGGTAGTTCTCGATCCTGCCATCGCGGATCTTGATCCAGTGGGCCAGCGCGCCCCGCGGCGCTTCCGTCAGGCCGACGCCTTCCGCCGTAGCCGGCCAGGTGCTCGGGTCCCATTTCTCTGGGTTGAAGGTGCGCGAGTTCCCGGACTTGACGTTGGCCTGGAGCGCGTCAAAGAACTCCTGCATCCAGTGCGCCGCCAACCGCGTCTCAAGTCCGCGCGCCGCCGTGCGCCCCAAGGTTGAGAAGAGGGCCGCTGACGGCACCTCCAGGCGGGCGAGGGCCTCGTTCACGACCTCGCGCACGTCGGTCTTCCCGCTGGCGTAGGCCACGAGCACCCGCGCGAGTGGGCCCACCTCCATCGGGTGCCCCTTCCAGCGCGGCGTCTTCAGCCACGAGTACTTCCCCGTGACGTCGAGCTGCTCGTAGGGAGGCTTCGGCCCGGTGTAGTGGAATTCCGTCTCCCCCGCCCAGGGATGAAGCCCCACCCCGTCGCCGCCGGAGTAGGTGTACCAGGAGTGCGCGATGCACTCCTGGATCTCCTGCGCGTCGCGGTCGTTCACCGGGAGCACTTCGTTCAGATTCCGCCCGAGGATGGCGCCGCGTGGGAACTTGAAGGTGTCGGGCTGGGCGTAGCCGCCCGTCGGCAGGTCGCCGTAGCAAGGGTAGTTCTCCAGGCCGCCGCCGAAGGCCGCCCAGTCCCTGTAGAAGCCGGCTATCGCCAGGAGGTCCGGCAGGTAGACCTGCTCCACGAAGGCCCGCGCATCCTTGATCAGGCGCCCGACGAAATTCAGCCGCTCGGTGTTGACCGCGTTGACTTCCTCGGTGTTGATCGAGCAAGGGGCGCCCCCCACCAGGTAGTTCGGGTGCGGATTCTTGCCGCCGAAGATCGTGTGGATCTTGACGATCTCCTTCTGCCACTCGAGCGCCTCGAGGTAGTGGGCTACGGCCAAGAGGTTGACAGCGGGCGGGAGGCGATACGCCGGGTGGCCCCAGTAGCCGTTGGCGAAGATTCCGAGCTGACCGCTCTCGGCGAACTTCTTCAAGCGGTCTTGCACTGCGGGGAAGTAGCCAGGCGAGCTCTTGGGCCAGGGGGAGATCGACTGCGCGATCCTCGAGGTCTCTGCCGGGTCCGCAGAGAGCGCGCTCACAACGTCGACCCAGTCCAGGGCATGCAGATGGTAGAAGTGAACGACGTGGTCCTGAACGTACTGCGCGCAAAACATGAGGTTCCGCACCAGCTCTGCGTTCTCTGGCACGGTGATGTCGAGGGCGTCCTCGACGGCCCGCACGCTGGCCAGCGCATGCACTGTGGTGCAGACTCCGCAGGCCCGCTCGGCGAAGGCCCAGGCATCCCGCGGGTCGCGCCCCTTCATGATCTTCTCGAACCCGCGCACCATCGTGCCAGAGGAGAAGGCGTCGGTGATGACGCCACCCTCGATCGTCGCCT comes from bacterium and encodes:
- a CDS encoding hydrogenase maturation protease, which produces MSSTDRSPDCLIVGIGNLLMGDEGIGVHVIRQLEAGPSSPGVQYIDGGSGGFHLLDAFLRARRVLMVDATADGAAAGTVRRLRPRYSSDYPRTLAAHDIGLKDLLDAAYLLGEELDVTLFAVSIRWPPETGTELSAELRAKIPAIVAKVREEAMRPTA
- the cybH gene encoding Ni/Fe-hydrogenase, b-type cytochrome subunit; translated protein: MAKTAPVAYRRVYVWELPVRFYHWINALAVWVLIVTGYIIGRPVALGTSVEAYQQYWFGTVRFVHFVAAFVFFFNFLVRIYWGFVGNRFARWHNFLPFRPSQIKEMTEVLRIDILQTRVARLVSIGHNTLAGLIYFLSFLIFLFQSVTGFALYSSMSSLALPGLFRWAIPLFGGDFAVRQWHHAFTWFFVVFTIVHVYLVFYHDYVEGRGTASSMVGGWKFERSDVLDRPKS
- a CDS encoding nickel-dependent hydrogenase large subunit, with translation MMVRVVVDPITRIEGHLRIEATIEGGVITDAFSSGTMVRGFEKIMKGRDPRDAWAFAERACGVCTTVHALASVRAVEDALDITVPENAELVRNLMFCAQYVQDHVVHFYHLHALDWVDVVSALSADPAETSRIAQSISPWPKSSPGYFPAVQDRLKKFAESGQLGIFANGYWGHPAYRLPPAVNLLAVAHYLEALEWQKEIVKIHTIFGGKNPHPNYLVGGAPCSINTEEVNAVNTERLNFVGRLIKDARAFVEQVYLPDLLAIAGFYRDWAAFGGGLENYPCYGDLPTGGYAQPDTFKFPRGAILGRNLNEVLPVNDRDAQEIQECIAHSWYTYSGGDGVGLHPWAGETEFHYTGPKPPYEQLDVTGKYSWLKTPRWKGHPMEVGPLARVLVAYASGKTDVREVVNEALARLEVPSAALFSTLGRTAARGLETRLAAHWMQEFFDALQANVKSGNSRTFNPEKWDPSTWPATAEGVGLTEAPRGALAHWIKIRDGRIENYQLVVPSTWNGSPRDPRGQRSAFEASLVGTKVANPEQPVEILRTAHSFDPCIACAVHLYDPDGRQVHRVTFY